A region of Mycobacterium sp. 155 DNA encodes the following proteins:
- a CDS encoding rhodanese-like domain-containing protein translates to MVDQQGETRAFRGQRPFELAPFDRSLIIVRDPDQDVNEIAWQAAKIGYSNLIGELDGGMRAWTAAGHDVASTALTRADHLGGRRVLDIRQRPEYLAGHLPEAIHIELGDVANRADDVPDEPIVVMCGHGERAMGAASLLERAGHHDVIVLDGGPADWVQDTGRELATGA, encoded by the coding sequence GTGGTCGATCAGCAGGGCGAGACTCGGGCCTTCCGCGGCCAACGCCCATTCGAGCTGGCCCCGTTCGACCGGTCGCTGATCATCGTGCGCGACCCCGACCAGGACGTCAACGAGATCGCTTGGCAGGCCGCGAAAATCGGCTACAGCAACCTCATCGGTGAACTTGACGGCGGAATGCGCGCGTGGACCGCAGCCGGCCATGACGTCGCGTCGACCGCGCTCACCCGCGCCGACCATCTCGGCGGACGCCGGGTCCTCGACATCCGCCAACGCCCCGAGTATCTGGCCGGGCATCTGCCCGAAGCGATACATATCGAACTCGGCGACGTCGCCAACCGAGCCGACGACGTGCCCGATGAGCCCATAGTGGTGATGTGTGGGCACGGTGAGCGCGCGATGGGCGCCGCCAGCCTGCTGGAGCGGGCGGGACACCACGACGTCATCGTGCTCGACGGCGGACCCGCCGACTGGGTGCAGGACACCGGCCGCGAACTGGCAACCGGCGCATGA